From Glycine soja cultivar W05 chromosome 4, ASM419377v2, whole genome shotgun sequence, the proteins below share one genomic window:
- the LOC114408634 gene encoding gamma carbonic anhydrase 1, mitochondrial-like — MGTLGRAIYSVGNWIRETGQAIDRLGSRLQGGYYFQEQLSRHRTLMNIFDKAPVVDKDVFVAPSASVIGDVQLGRGSSIWYGVVLRGDVNSIRVGNGTNIQDNSLVHVAKSNLSGKVLPTIIGDNVTVGHSAVIHGCTVEDEAFVGMGAILLDGVVVEKNAMVAAGALVRQNTRIPSGEVWAGNPAKFLRKLTDEEIAFISQSATNYTNLAQVHAAENSKSFDEIEFEKVLRKKFARKDEEYDSMLGVVREIPPELILPDNVLPDKAEKALKKSGI; from the exons ATGGGAACCCTTGGGAGAGCGATCTACAGCGTTGGTAACTGGATTCGAGAAACTGGACAGGCCATTGATCGTCTCGGTTCCCGTCTTCAGGGCGGTTACTACTTCCAAGAGCAGC TCTCTAGGCATCGAACTCTGATGAACATATTTGATAAGGCTCCTGTTGTTGATAAGGATGTATTTGTTGCGCCAAGCGCCTCCGTCATTGGAGACGTTCAACTTGGAAGAGGATCATCCATTTGGTATGGAGTTGTCTTGAGAG GTGATGTTAACAGCATCAGAGTTGGAAATGGAACTAACATTCAGGACAACTCTCTGGTGCATGTTGCAAAGTCAAATTTAAGTGGGAAGGTGTTGCCTACAATTATTGGGGATAATGTTACTGTCG GCCACAGTGCTGTTATCCATGGTTGTACTGTTGAGGACGAGGCTTTTGTTGGTATGGGTGCAATACTACTTGACGGTGTAGTAGTTGAGAAAAATGCCATGGTTGCTGCTGGTGCCCTTGTGAGACAGAATACAAGAATTCCTTCTGGCGAG GTATGGGCAGGCAATCCTGCAAAGTTCCTGAGAAAGCTCACTGACGAAGAGATAGCTTTCATCTCCCAGTCAGCTACCAATTATACTAACCTTGCACAGGTCCATGCGGCCGAAAATTCAAAGTCCTTTGATGAAATTGAGTTTGAGAAGGTGCTACGAAAGAAGTTTGCACGCAAAGATGAGGAGTATGACTCTATGCTGGGTGTTGTGCGTGAGATCCCACCAGAGCTTATTCTTCCTGATAATGTCTTACCTGATAAAGCAGAAAAAGCTCTTAAAAAATCTGGTATTTAA
- the LOC114408055 gene encoding uncharacterized protein LOC114408055, whose amino-acid sequence MSERTLVPIFVFWAFLTIITPTLILLSENSKADLDSNGNITEGMKLGIMIGYTQKYSIRTASPLAKSEEELALAPAPETLPTPSSGTNTTRVTPTGSMSHHNHTLIGNRTDDGLTLFSPTKIHVQVKQAYIR is encoded by the exons ATGAGTGAAAGAACTCTGGTTCCAATATTCGTCTTCTGGGCTTTCCTTACAATAATCACCCCTACACTCATTCTCTTGTCAGAGAATTCAAAGGCAGACCTCGATTCAAATG GAAATATAACTGAGGGAATGAAGCTTGGAATAATGATCGGGTACACACAGAAATATAGCATAAGAACAGCATCACCACTAGCCAAGTCTGAAGAGGAACTGGCCTTGGCACCAGCCCCAGAAACATTACCAACCCCATCATCTGGAACTAATACTACTAGAGTTACTCCAACTGGGTCAATGTCACATCATAACCACACTCTTATAGGCAATAGAACTGATGATGGGCTTACACTCTTCTCTCCCACCAAGATACACGTCCAAGTCAAACAAGCATATATCAGATAA
- the LOC114408635 gene encoding uncharacterized protein LOC114408635, producing the protein MGSLMAGWDSLILDPESATIERNRSLTKEEINAYWRVKKETELEHLRAMSKLSETIQARKFEDSENSHKSSTVTLASIKESLGMDVDQKSLEQLIKKNGWWTKSSWAFLNEPPVIEAASNKYASQFHVANLGSTKLNPGDGINA; encoded by the exons ATGGGTTCTCTTATGGCAGGATGGGACTCTCTGATCTTGGATCCTGAATCAG CTACAATAGAGAGGAATCGATCACTCACCAAAGAAGAAATTAATGCTTACTGGagagtaaagaaggagacagagtTAGAACACCTCAGAGCTATGTCCAAACTATCTGAGACTATTCAG GCCCGAAAATTTGAGGATTCAGAGAATTCTCATAAGTCAAGTACCGTGACCTTGGCCAGCATAAAGGAGTCCTTAGGCATGGACGTTGACCAGAAAAGTTTAGAGCAACTTATCAAGAAAAATGGCTG GTGGACCAAAAGCAGCTGGGCATTTCTGAATGAACCGCCAGTGATAGAAGCGGCTTCCAATAAGTATGCATCACAGTTTCACGTGGCCAACTTGGGGTCTACGAAACTTAACCCCGGAGATGGAATTAATGCTTGA
- the LOC114408636 gene encoding putative proline-rich receptor-like protein kinase PERK11, producing MPRKKQQCGFRIPWISGPSTESHSPPPKQKSKSVSTHHRPPFRPPGIASTPPQPPPNGTPKSKPQQVSNFLPSHSPAPSVIINSPVSFQPESLSTPSEPNVEELELDSTPTQNSNSNAPLETQSKPHQSKSNGNTIERKMMVATSTPSGKDIQVVPPASTSATIPLSHEENPTIQKDINDISALNPTLNVDDKTISVVTLAGDNRGVTMHVAGSHSTRPKPEGKKSASTEKDEAGKTYVNSNIQSINNSIMSNGSINGRDPGVRVILPQQPQPDVKQPCLEKPKAEVSINRVERVPYRPVVRRRCLRGLFHEPSDSEPHNPDKPRRHGCKFRCGDIDIKDKDAATK from the coding sequence ATGCCACGGAAAAAGCAGCAATGTGGTTTTAGGATCCCTTGGATCTCAGGTCCTTCCACTGAATCTCATTCTCCTCctccaaaacaaaaatcaaaatctgtTTCCACTCATCATCGACCACCATTTCGTCCTCCTGGAATAGCCTCTACCCCTCCACAACCTCCTCCGAATGGAACCCCAAAATCTAAACCTCAAcaagtgtcaaattttcttCCATCACACTCACCAGCACCTTCAGTGATCATTAATTCCCCAGTGTCTTTTCAGCCAGAATCCCTTTCTACACCTTCAGAGCCAAATGTGGAGGAATTGGAGTTGGATAGTACTCCTACTCAGAATTCCAATTCCAATGCCCCTTTGGAAACACAAAGCAAACCCCACCAATCTAAATCAAATGGCAACACCATAGAGAGAAAGATGATGGTTGCCACGTCCACTCCTAGCGGGAAAGACATCCAAGTGGTGCCACCAGCTTCAACATCAGCGACCATACCATTATCCCACGAGGAAAACCCCACTATCCAAAAAGATATTAATGATATTTCAGCTCTGAATCCAACATTGAACGTGGATGACAAAACAATTAGTGTGGTAACTCTGGCTGGTGACAACAGAGGAGTGACAATGCACGTGGCGGGTTCTCACTCAACTAGGCCCAAACCTGAAGGTAAGAAGAGCGCGTCCACGGAGAAAGATGAAGCGGGGAAGACATACGTAAACAGCAACATTCAGAGCATCAACAATTCGATCATGTCGAACGGTTCCATCAATGGAAGAGACCCTGGTGTTCGTGTTATTCTCCCCCAACAGCCTCAGCCTGATGTGAAACAACCGTGTTTGGAAAAACCTAAGGCTGAAGTTAGCATTAACCGTGTGGAGAGGGTGCCTTACCGGCCCGTTGTTCGAAGACGATGCCTCAGGGGACTTTTCCATGAACCCAGTGACTCTGAACCTCATAACCCTGACAAGCCTCGTCGTCATGGTTGCAAGTTTAGATGCGGAGACATTGATATAAAGGATAAGGATGCTGCAACAAAATAA
- the LOC114408637 gene encoding CBS domain-containing protein CBSX3, mitochondrial-like: MLGVYRILRLRQNPQRGAIFQQFQGKGILNLNKIYSKFGCATSSPRMQQKGLENVTVSEVLMTKGEANVGSWLWCRVDDAVINAMKNMADNNIGSLVVLKPEGQHIAGIITERDCLKKIVAQGRSPLHTHVGQIMTDENNLITVTSNTNILQAMKIMTENHIRHVPVIDGKIVGMISIVDVVRAVMEQQSGELKRLNDYVRGEYY; encoded by the exons ATGCTAGGAGTCTACAGAATACTGCGACTTCGCCAAAACCCTCAAAGGGGCGCAATATTTCAACAATTCCAAGGGAAGGGAATCCTTAacctaaacaaaatatattcaaaatttggaTGTGCCACGTCCTCTCCACGCATGCAGCAGAAAGGATTGGAGAATGTCACAGTGTCAGAGGTACTAATGACAAAAGGGGAAGCAAATGTTGGTTCCTGGCTCTGGTGCCGAGTTGATGATGCTGTTATCAACGCAATGAAGAAC ATGGCTGATAATAACATTGGATCATTGGTGGTACTAAAGCCAGAGGGGCAGCATATAGCAGGCATTATCACAGAAAGAG ACTGCTTGAAAAAAATAGTTGCACAAGGAAGATCTCCCTTGCACACACATGTTGGTCAAATAATGACTGATGAG AATAACCTGATAACGGTGACCTCCAACACCAACATTCTTCAAGCAATGAAAATTATGACAG AGAATCATATCCGGCATGTTCCTGTTATAGATGGAAAAATAGTTGGCATGATTTCCATTGTAGATGTGGTGCGAGCAGTGATGGAGCAGCAGAGTGGAGAACTGAAGCGACTCAATGACTACGTCAGAGGAGAATACTATTAG
- the LOC114408056 gene encoding protein RADIALIS-like 6 produces the protein MGWTREENRRFEDALAVHGPNDPNRWQHVANAVGGKSVQEVKMHYEILQEDVIRIERDQIPLPSYRGAAININARQNIDNEQRRMRNLSLR, from the exons ATGGGTTGGACACGGGAAGAGAATAGACGTTTTGAGGATGCTCTTGCGGTTCATGGGCCTAATGACCCTAATCGGTGGCAACATGTAGCCAACGCCGTGGGTGGAAAATCCGTACAAGAGGTGAAAATGCACTATGAGATCCTCCAGGAAGATGTCATTCGAATAGAGCGTGATCAAATCCCACTTCCCAGCTACAGAGGTGCTGCTATCAACATCAACGCAAGACAGAATATTGACAATGAGCAAAG GCGAATGAGGAATCTAAGTCTCCGGTGA
- the LOC114408058 gene encoding putative uncharacterized protein DDB_G0290521 isoform X1, with amino-acid sequence MAKISFVFMLLALPLCLVLGQEDWEDLLGQGGFSQDALNKAQAALGAASAQAAVNDYFGLDDSPPEAAHGEQSSLADFLDADNSTSNDKGASPTGSTTVEAPEDSPVDDVDESDDSFSPAGAPLNWPNEAPNQAPSNAPMGASLEAPELAPTETPTEAPELAPTETPTEAPELAPTETPTEAPELAPTDAPELTPTDAPTEAPESTSTNAPAKTPELAPTTNAPMQSPTVEEADEDELAPTNAPTGEPDDEDEFDDSPSALTNYDNDDDS; translated from the exons ATGGCGAAGATATCATTTGTTTTTATGCTGTTGGCTCTGCCATTATGTTTAGTTTTGGGCCAAGAAGATTGGGAGGATCTTCTGGGCCAAGGAGGATTCTCTCAAGATGCTTTGAACAAGGCCCAGGCAGCTTTAGGTGCTGCTTCTGCCCAAGCAGCTGTCAATGATTATTTTGGACTTGACGACTCTCCTCCGGAAGCCGCGCATGGAGAACAATCATCCTTGGCTGACTTTTTAGACGCCGACAA TAGTACAAGTAACGACAAAGGAGCTTCACCCACAGGGTCAACAACAGTAGAAGCACCAGAAGATTCACCTGTAGACGACGTTGATGAATCCGATGATTCTTTCTCACCTGCAGGGGCACCACTAAATTGGCCCAATGAGGCACCTAATCAAGCACCAAGCAATGCACCAATGGGAGCATCATTAGAAGCACCTGAATTAGCACCTACAGAAACACCAACAGAAGCACCTGAGTTAGCACCTACAGAAACACCAACAGAAGCACCTGAGTTAGCACCTACAGAAACACCAACAGAAGCACCTGAATTGGCACCTACAGATGCACCTGAATTGACACCTACAGATGCACCAACAGAAGCACCTGAATCAACATCCACAAATGCACCAGCAAAAACACCTGAATTGGCACCAACAACAAATGCACCTATGCAATCACCTACAGTTGAAGAGGCTGacgaagacgaattggcaccaACAAATGCACCTACTGGGGAACCAGATGATGAAGACGAGTTTGATGATTCTCCATCAGCACTCACAAATTACGATAATGATGACGATTCATAA
- the LOC114408058 gene encoding putative uncharacterized protein DDB_G0290521 isoform X2 — MAKISFVFMLLALPLCLVLGQEDWEDLLGQGGFSQDALNKAQAALGAASAQAAVNDYFGLDDSPPEAAHGEQSSLADFLDADNTSNDKGASPTGSTTVEAPEDSPVDDVDESDDSFSPAGAPLNWPNEAPNQAPSNAPMGASLEAPELAPTETPTEAPELAPTETPTEAPELAPTETPTEAPELAPTDAPELTPTDAPTEAPESTSTNAPAKTPELAPTTNAPMQSPTVEEADEDELAPTNAPTGEPDDEDEFDDSPSALTNYDNDDDS; from the exons ATGGCGAAGATATCATTTGTTTTTATGCTGTTGGCTCTGCCATTATGTTTAGTTTTGGGCCAAGAAGATTGGGAGGATCTTCTGGGCCAAGGAGGATTCTCTCAAGATGCTTTGAACAAGGCCCAGGCAGCTTTAGGTGCTGCTTCTGCCCAAGCAGCTGTCAATGATTATTTTGGACTTGACGACTCTCCTCCGGAAGCCGCGCATGGAGAACAATCATCCTTGGCTGACTTTTTAGACGCCGACAA TACAAGTAACGACAAAGGAGCTTCACCCACAGGGTCAACAACAGTAGAAGCACCAGAAGATTCACCTGTAGACGACGTTGATGAATCCGATGATTCTTTCTCACCTGCAGGGGCACCACTAAATTGGCCCAATGAGGCACCTAATCAAGCACCAAGCAATGCACCAATGGGAGCATCATTAGAAGCACCTGAATTAGCACCTACAGAAACACCAACAGAAGCACCTGAGTTAGCACCTACAGAAACACCAACAGAAGCACCTGAGTTAGCACCTACAGAAACACCAACAGAAGCACCTGAATTGGCACCTACAGATGCACCTGAATTGACACCTACAGATGCACCAACAGAAGCACCTGAATCAACATCCACAAATGCACCAGCAAAAACACCTGAATTGGCACCAACAACAAATGCACCTATGCAATCACCTACAGTTGAAGAGGCTGacgaagacgaattggcaccaACAAATGCACCTACTGGGGAACCAGATGATGAAGACGAGTTTGATGATTCTCCATCAGCACTCACAAATTACGATAATGATGACGATTCATAA
- the LOC114408299 gene encoding uncharacterized protein LOC114408299: protein MAYKYENYDPSFPDQPVVDLYLPVWARLAALKSKPAFIWAQDLSTSTLLTYQQLNSTVDVISSRLLSPPLQKRGDTVLLLCSPGLDLVELIFACQRAGLLSVPIIPPHPAFAKENYHHLIRAISQTKPKAAIAHPHYISSIRHYVSSPHNNNKLTHMLQSIHWISIDELKHGRQGNNNMVTLNNLDYRGCKADEVYLVQYTSGATGVPKPVLVTAGSAAHNVRTARRAYDLHPNSTIVSWLPQYHDCGLMFLLLTVVSGATCVLTSPTAFIKRPRLWLELLSEFKATCTPVPSFTLPLVIKRGGVHQGASPLNLSTLKNLIIINEPIYRDSVEEFFHTFSPFGLSPSSISPSYGLAENCTFVSTAWRSVNSDNDGVGAGANSSSFPDFPAHNKLLPVARLGNVEEEDVEIMVVKEETLEPAEDGVEGEIWVASPSNASGYLGHPCFTREVFHGRLRNVVSKCFLRTGDRGIVKGEKRYLFVTGRCQDVMELRNGQKVHPHYIETAAYNSCTKLLRGGCLAAFKVSSMVAVVAEMQRIKKGIEKGVLKRICEGIKEAVWENEKVEVGWVVLVESESVPKTTSGKLQRGKAKEKLLAGGMKILMEMQFGKDVSVSKIAQTKVRQVAWEENVTGSLLCVEAHSTLMSLL, encoded by the coding sequence ATGGCATACAAGTACGAGAATTATGACCCCTCCTTCCCCGACCAACCCGTGGTTGACTTATACCTCCCAGTTTGGGCCAGGTTAGCAGCCTTGAAGTCCAAGCCAGCCTTCATTTGGGCTCAAGACTTGTCCACCTCCACTCTTCTCACCTACCAACAACTTAATTCCACCGTTGATGTCATCTCCTCTCGGCTACTCTCTCCTCCATTACAAAAAAGAGGTGACACTGTCCTTCTTCTCTGCTCTCCAGGACTTGACCTAGTTGAGCTCATCTTCGCGTGCCAAAGAGCTGGTCTTTTGAGCGTCCCCATCATCCCTCCTCACCCTGCCTTCGCTAAAGAAAACTATCACCATCTCATACGAGCCATTTCACAGACCAAGCCCAAAGCCGCCATCGCTCACCCTCACTACATATCAAGCATTCGACACTACGTGTCTTCTCCacataacaacaacaaacttACTCACATGTTGCAAAGCATCCACTGGATCTCCATTGACGAACTCAAACATGGACGTCAAGGTAATAATAACATGGTTACTTTAAATAATCTTGATTACCGTGGTTGCAAAGCAGATGAGGTTTACTTGGTTCAGTACACGTCTGGTGCCACTGGGGTTCCAAAACCCGTGCTTGTCACAGCGGGTTCAGCCGCTCACAACGTTAGAACAGCGAGAAGAGCTTACGATCTTCATCCCAACAGCACAATCGTTTCGTGGCTTCCACAGTACCATGACTGTGGTCTCATGTTTCTGTTGCTCACCGTTGTATCTGGCGCTACTTGTGTTCTCACTTCCCCAACCGCGTTCATCAAGCGCCCCAGACTCTGGCTTGAACTCTTGTCGGAATTCAAGGCCACGTGCACTCCCGTTCCCTCCTTCACATTGCCGCTCGTCATCAAGCGTGGAGGAGTTCACCAGGGAGCTTCACCCCTCAACCTTTCAACTCTGAAAAACCTCATAATCATCAACGAACCCATCTATAGAGACTCAGTGGAAGAATTTTTTCACACTTTTTCTCCATTTGGGTTAAGCCCTTCTTCTATTTCTCCTTCCTATGGGTTAGCAGAGAATTGCACCTTTGTGTCCACTGCGTGGAGGAGCGTTAATAGTGACAACGATGGTGTCGGTGCTGGTGCCAATTCTTCAAGCTTCCCAGATTTTCCAGCTCACAACAAACTCTTACCGGTTGCAAGGCTCGGAAACGTGGAAGAGGAAGACGTGGAAATCATGGTTGTTAAGGAAGAAACGTTGGAGCCAGCTGAAGATGGTGTTGAAGGAGAAATTTGGGTTGCTTCCCCAAGCAACGCTTCTGGGTACCTTGGCCACCCTTGTTTTACAAGAGAAGTGTTTCATGGAAGACTAAGAAACGTGGTTAGTAAGTGCTTTCTTCGAACTGGGGACAGAGGCATAgtgaaaggagaaaaaagataTCTTTTTGTCACTGGTCGCTGTCAAGACGTTATGGAACTCCGAAACGGTCAAAAGGTTCATCCACATTACATAGAGACTGCGGCTTATAATAGTTGCACGAAGTTACTCAGAGGTGGTTGCCTTGCTGCGTTTAAAGTTTCATCAATGGTGGCGGTTGTGGCAGAGATGCAGAGGATCAAAAAGGGTATTGAAAAGGGTGTGTTGAAGAGAATTTGTGAGGGAATTAAGGAAGCTGTTTGGGAGAATGAGAAGGTGGAGGTTGGATGGGTGGTTTTGGTTGAGAGTGAGAGTGTTCCGAAAACCACTTCTGGGAAATTGCAAAGAGGGAAGGCTAAGGAGAAGCTTCTTGCAGGGGGAATGAAGATTCTGATGGAGATGCAGTTTGGAAAAGATGTTTCTGTTTCTAAGATAGCACAGACGAAGGTAAGACAAGTGGCTTGGGAAGAAAACGTAACTGGTTCACTTTTATGTGTAGAAGCTCATAGCACATTAATGTCACTTCTATGA